Below is a genomic region from Brassica oleracea var. oleracea cultivar TO1000 chromosome C9, BOL, whole genome shotgun sequence.
AAACCGGATTCAATCAATGTCATTAAAGTTTTCCTTAACTTCATCTCCCCCACTCCTTCCATGATTCTTCAGCTCCCACCTAGCTTCCAGTCGGTGAAACTACATATATAAATAGCTGAGTCTTGATTCCGTAAACCTCATCATTTTATTCTTCACATCATATAAACTCTAAAAACTTTTGTAGAGCACAATGGAAAAGTCCTCTCGCCTGTGAGCTCTTGCAGGAAACCCGAGACTTCACGGCGGAAGATAATCGTCGAAAAGGAGTGTGGCACAGTAGGAGGAAGAAAGCGGCGGCGATGGAGGAGAGAAAGAGGATGAAAGTGGTTAAGAATAAAGAGAAAGCCATTGATGATAGTGAGGAAAGGTATTAATGGTGGGTTGGACGGAGGTTTCTGCATAAAGTAGGCCTTTCTGACCATCTCTCTGTTCTTCTCTATTGGTTTCAATTGGTCGATCTATCATAGGAATGCTTTTCTTTTATCCCCTTTCAAGCTAATTGTTATTTTCAGGGATGAATTGAAGTTGGAAGTGCAGGATCTACTGTCCGATCGTTTCAGATTGCTTTGTTTGCAATTGGGTATGTGCCTCTTTTTGGGTTTGAAGCGATGTGTCTGTGTGTCACGTAGGGATGTTAACTACAGGGGGGCTCAGCCCTCTTTTGTTTATCATAAGCCCAGCCCTATTTTAACCCAACCCTATTNNNNNNNNNNNNNNNNNNNNNNNNNNNNNNNNNNNNNNNNNNNNNNNNNNNNNNNNNNNNNNNNNNNNNNNNNNNNNNNNNNNNNNNNNNNNNNNNNNNNGTCAACTTATAAATTAGACAAACCTGTGATTTTTAACAAAAAAAAAATAAAAAAAATAGTGAACGCTCTAAATACTTAGTGTGATTATTTTAAATGTACGTAAAAGAAATATGTATTATATTGTTTCTTCACTTAATCTAAATATGTATTCTATGGTTTCTTCACTTACACACCCGTCTGTAGGGCGGGTTTACCCTAGTTTTTATATATAAAATAGAGTTTTTTCTCTCTTAGGCGCGCCACATCAGCATCCACCGTCAAAAGTCGGAGGCTGGGAGTGCAACACGTGTCCCGTCGGCATCGTTTCATTTATTTATGTTTGTGTTTCGTTTGGGCTTTGTCATTATATTGGTCCATTAAGCCCATCTTAATAGAGTAGATCGATAAGCTTGGAACGCGTCGTTTTGATTCTATGGTTTAATCCCTTTTTCTTCACCCCGTTGCGATACGGACGATCTCGATCCCGTTGTTTCATCTGCTTCCTCACAATCCAGGAATCCACCAGTTACAGATCCATCTTATTAAAGTCGTTTTTGGATCCATCATCCACGATGCGCGGTGATGAACTCATGTCTGTCGATATGCTCTTGATTGATACGAAGGTGAGTCCGTTTCTAAAATT
It encodes:
- the LOC106314977 gene encoding uncharacterized protein LOC106314977, with translation MILQLPPSFQAQWKSPLACELLQETRDFTAEDNRRKGVWHSRRKKAAAMEERKRMKVVKNKEKAIDDSEERDELKLEVQDLLSDRFRLLCLQLGMCLFLGLKRCVCVSRRDVNYRGAQPSFVYHKAGLP